One window of the Rufibacter radiotolerans genome contains the following:
- a CDS encoding phosphatase PAP2 family protein: MRLLQVLLSLQVIICWVDPSTGLGQSGSRLYHTNVIKDGAITAGGIAMAVTGSMMILDKPKLTENDLRGLDKSQVNAFDRFGAGYYSKSAQELSDIPFYTSFALPLLLLADKEALPQAGDIYFLYAETVSLAGGLYALTAGLTNRKRPNVYATQAPLEERLHKYATNSFYAGHTSATASATFFAAKVFHDLHPDSPWKPVVWGAAAAVPATVGYLRLKAGKHFLSDNLLGFTIGAGIGILVPELHKRKDQLGWNLVPVTETLAGEFTQGVALTRRF; encoded by the coding sequence AAGTCCTTCTCTCTTTGCAGGTTATTATCTGCTGGGTAGACCCTTCTACGGGGCTTGGCCAGAGTGGCTCCCGCCTCTATCATACCAACGTGATAAAAGATGGGGCCATCACGGCGGGCGGAATAGCCATGGCCGTAACGGGGTCCATGATGATCCTGGATAAGCCCAAGCTAACGGAGAATGACTTGCGCGGTCTGGATAAAAGCCAGGTAAATGCCTTTGACCGTTTCGGAGCAGGCTATTATAGCAAAAGCGCCCAGGAACTGAGTGATATCCCCTTCTACACTTCGTTTGCCTTGCCCCTGCTTTTGCTGGCCGACAAAGAAGCCTTGCCACAAGCGGGTGATATTTACTTTTTGTACGCCGAGACGGTGTCTCTGGCGGGTGGCCTTTATGCCCTTACGGCCGGGCTCACCAACCGGAAGCGACCCAATGTCTATGCCACGCAGGCCCCGCTGGAGGAACGGCTGCACAAGTACGCCACTAATTCCTTTTATGCCGGCCATACCTCAGCCACTGCCAGTGCCACGTTTTTCGCCGCGAAGGTATTCCATGACCTTCACCCGGATTCTCCCTGGAAACCAGTGGTCTGGGGAGCCGCGGCAGCGGTACCGGCCACGGTGGGCTACTTAAGACTGAAGGCAGGGAAGCATTTCTTGAGTGATAACCTACTAGGGTTTACCATAGGAGCCGGCATTGGCATCTTAGTCCCGGAACTACATAAGCGCAAAGACCAACTGGGCTGGAACCTGGTTCCGGTAACCGAAACCCTGGCGGGAGAATTTACCCAAGGCGTGGCGCTTACCCGACGGTTTTGA